Within Sorangiineae bacterium MSr11367, the genomic segment CTTCAAAAGAAGCGCCATGCTCCGGCCATCGCAAAGGAAACGCACGGAGAACGCTCTAAGCCGGCATGGTCCACTCATTTCACGGAGAGGCTCTTCGACGGCTTGGCGTCGCGTACATGAGCGATGACGCGGCCATGGCGGCCCTCGTGGCCCGGGAGCAGAAACTCGGTATTTCGCTGCCCGCTTCTTTTGTCGAGTGGTACGGCATGCTAGGCGGTATCGAGTTATTGCAACGTAATAGCAATTGCGACAATCCCGTCCCCATTGTGCGGCTTGGCGCGTCATTGGATGGGCCTTGGGACGACCCCACCGACTGTGTGGCCGAAGGTCTCCTCATCTTCATGGTCGAGAATCAAGGTGTATGCGTTTGGGCCGTCCAGCTCGGTCGATCGGACGATCCGCCGGTGCTCGTCGCGTGCGATCCTGATTACGAATGGCAGCCCTGTGCGGAGACATTTTCATCATTCATCGAGTGCCAGATCTGGGACCACGCGGAGATCCTCGCCGATACGACGCCGCACGCGCGAATGGTGATTCAAGCTCAGGATTTGCCATTGCGGAGCGACGATTTGGCATTTCTGCGGCGAAATTTCACCGAACGAACGACCACACGGGGCTGGCCCGGCGATATTCAGTACCGTTTCGAACACGGCGAAACGCGCCTTCTTCTCTGGGACGGAGAAGATCAGGCGGATTGGTGGATTTGCGCACGGACGAGCGAAAACTTGACAGAAATCGTCGAGAAACTTTGGTACTGCGGCGACCTTCGCGCGACGCTCTGGAGCAACGACCCACGCGCGGAGGAGGTCCTCCAGAACGTGCGCGCGTCGAAGCGGTAGACTGTTTCGTATCCGCGTGGTGATGCGGTGTTCCAAAAACACCACCGCGACCGCATGACTCCATTGCACACAATATGGCATTGACGTACCCGGTGCGTTGAACCGGTTGAGCCAAAAAGTGGGTCGATTAGCGCGATGCGCGCAAATCAGAGTGCGGCATTGATCATATCCGTGTCGCGCGACATTGCCGCACTGCGTTCCCGAGCGCGATTGGGTGGCATGTCAATGTAGTATTGCTGCGCAAGCACATCGAATTGTGCAATCGCGACAAATGATTCTTCGAGCTTGACCCCAGAGCACCAAACGATCAAAGTCACCGCGCCCACGTAACCCGTCGGGCCAGGTGCAATCGCTCCCGTCAGTGAGAGTGGCGACTGAGCCATCGGCCTCCGACAATCCGAAGTTTGCTCGCGCAGCAAATCGACATCAAGGAGATTGCAATGGACAAGAACGTATTTCGTGGCTTGGCTGGCGTGGTTGCGGTCGTTGGACTCGGGCTCGTTAGTACGACAGCCACCGGACTCCCCGGCGGGTCGGCGCGGGAAATTTCGTTCATGCCCGACAACAACCTGGACCAAGAGGACAATCTCTTGGCCCCCACCGGCATCACGGAGACCGAGTTCAATCGGGTCATTGCGGCAACGCGAACCGTCTACAACCCCATCGTTTCCGCGCTGGGTGGCCGGTTGGTGATCAACGCGCTTTGGACCAACAACACGGTCAACGCAAACGCCTCTCGCAGTGGAACCACGTGGACCGTCAACATGTACGGCGGCCTCGCGCGCCGCGCCGAGGTCACGTCCGACGGCTTTGGCGTCGTCCTCTGCCACGAGCTCGGGCACCACCTCGGCGGGTACTTCTTCTACAGCGGCACCGACTGGGCCGCGGCCGAAGGCCAATCGGACTGGTACGCCACGCAAGCGTGTACGCGCCGCCTCTGGGCCAGCGAGACCGCGAAAAATGCCACCTTCCGCAACACCGCGCCCCAAATCGTGAAGGACAAGTGCGATGACGAGTGGGCGACGACCGCCGAGCAAGACCTCTGCTATCGAAACGTCGTGGCCGGAAAGTCCGCGGCCGATCTTCTCGCCGCGCTGGGAGGCACCACGGCCAACTACAACACGCCCGACACCACCGTGGTCACCCGCACCAACACCGCCCACCCGCGCGCCCAATGCCGATTGGACACGTACATGACGGGGGCCCTCTGCACCGTGCAGGCGAACCTGAACGCCATCCCGGGCCTCAATGCCAGCGGCGGCCGCAATTCCGCCAATGCCGAGCGTGAGGCCGCCAAGACCCGCTGCTTGCCCGCCAGCGCCGCGGCAGGCACGCCGGGCTACAACGGCAAGAACGTCCCGACCTGCTGGTTCAAGCCGCAAGTCTCGGGCTTCGCCTTCGACTCCGAATAATTCGCCCCAACGAGCACGCGCGCCTCGGAGGAATCCCCGAGACGCGCGTTGCCATTTGCGCATTGCGTGGGATTCAAAACCATCTTGAAATAACCTATTGTCGCAACCCCACAGCCCGTCCGCCTGTTACATCGAGCATGTTCTTCGAACGCATTCAGTGCGCGTAAGAAGACGGAGCCGGCGCTCCGGCGTCAGCGGGCTCCACGCACCGCCCGGCAACGCATAGGCGCTCGCCTTTGCACTGCGTATCGTACTGGCATCCCGTCGAGACGGCGGCGGCTTGGGCCGGTGGCGTTTCGACCCGCCGCAAGATTGTACCCTTGATGTAGTAACCGAGGCCGTTCGAGACGGCGAGCACCATGTCGCCCCCGGCTTTGCATACCTCCGGCCGCACCGCCTCGCGGAAGTCGGCGAGGCTTTGCGGCCACGAGCACTCGGGACACAGCGGATTCAGAGACATATCGACCGAGCCGATTTCCTCGTAGCCCGATGCCGGCGATGCGGTGAGCACGCCGAAGCTGCACGACGTCGCCTCCTCCGACCCCGAGCCGCCTGCGCCCCCACCGCCCGTGGGGGTGGCGATGGTCCCGCACGCCATGAGCACGGCGGAAGCTACACAAGCTAGGGAAGGAAGAGCGCGGAACATGTCGACAGCTCCTTCGACCCATGCGAAGCCGCCGTTCCCTCCTTTCGAACGCGCACCCCAAAATCGTCATCGGCGAAACGAATTTCTTTCAACGCATCGGTCGCTGGCGGGTTCCATCCTCTTCTGATGGTCCGATTTCTCGCAGCGGCATTTGGCATCGCGCTTCTCGTGCAGGCTTGCCACGCACCCGGTGCGAAGTCTCACGGCATGGGCGCGAAGTGCATGTCTCCGATTTGCGGTGAAGGACTCCAATGCGCGCCGTTCCGTGATCCAACGTACACCTCGAAGATCCGGCGAGGTCACTGTGTCCTGCAGGATGGCCGATGCTTCGAGGATCGCGATTGCCTGCCCAACGCCCGTTGCAAGGGGGCGACCGCCGAGTTGGCGGGACACTGCACGTAATAGGGGAGTAGTGCGGAACAACATCGCCGCGCCGAGGGAAACGCGCTTTCGAACCATGGCTCCGCCCGCTGGCATTTCGTTTGCCGCGGGCGCGGATTTTTTTGCGCCAGTCGAACGCGCACAGCGTCCTAATGCCGGACAAGGG encodes:
- a CDS encoding SMI1/KNR4 family protein, with the protein product MSDDAAMAALVAREQKLGISLPASFVEWYGMLGGIELLQRNSNCDNPVPIVRLGASLDGPWDDPTDCVAEGLLIFMVENQGVCVWAVQLGRSDDPPVLVACDPDYEWQPCAETFSSFIECQIWDHAEILADTTPHARMVIQAQDLPLRSDDLAFLRRNFTERTTTRGWPGDIQYRFEHGETRLLLWDGEDQADWWICARTSENLTEIVEKLWYCGDLRATLWSNDPRAEEVLQNVRASKR